One segment of Fuscovulum ytuae DNA contains the following:
- a CDS encoding thiamine/thiamine pyrophosphate ABC transporter permease ThiP, with protein MASRARPLRLPMGAALAAALLGAMTLGTVGAVAIHAGAAPIGPADWAALRFTLLQAFLSALISTALAIPVARALARRRFPGRGALITLMGAPFLLPVIVAILGLLAIFGRGGTLNQLLTTAGLPPISPYGLHGVLLAHVFLNLPLATRMILQGWQAIPAERFRLARSLALTPMAQFRHLEFPMLRATLPGAFLTIFTLCLASFATALILGGGPAATTVELAIYQALRFDFAPDRAATLALLQFALTTAALLAGWALIRDTGFGAGLGRPPELPAPKGWRRALDAAAITLAAAFLILPLAALVARGLPGLTNLPQGLIGATTRSLAIALASAALATAAALALALATARRAMGHRLFDAAATFPLAASSLVIGTGLFLMLRPFAAPSDLAIPVTIATNATLALPYSYRLLSPPARALLADYGRLTAALALTPAAKFRLVTLPQLARPLGFGAGITAALSMGDLGVITLFAGQTNATLPLYIHSLMGSYRMEQAAAASLLLLTLSFTLFALFDGIGRRHAPA; from the coding sequence ATGGCAAGCCGCGCTCGCCCGCTAAGGCTCCCCATGGGGGCGGCGCTTGCCGCCGCCCTTCTTGGGGCCATGACGCTCGGCACCGTCGGTGCCGTGGCGATTCATGCAGGCGCGGCCCCCATTGGCCCCGCCGACTGGGCGGCGCTTCGCTTCACCCTTTTGCAAGCCTTCCTCTCGGCGCTCATCTCCACCGCCCTCGCAATCCCCGTGGCCCGTGCGCTGGCCCGTCGCCGCTTTCCCGGTCGCGGGGCGCTGATCACCTTGATGGGGGCGCCCTTCCTGCTTCCGGTTATCGTGGCGATCCTTGGCCTTCTTGCCATCTTCGGTCGGGGGGGCACGCTGAACCAACTCCTCACCACCGCAGGCCTGCCGCCGATCTCCCCCTATGGCCTGCACGGCGTCCTGCTGGCGCATGTCTTCCTCAACCTGCCCCTCGCCACCCGCATGATCCTGCAAGGCTGGCAGGCCATCCCGGCGGAACGGTTCCGTCTTGCCCGGTCCCTCGCCCTCACACCCATGGCCCAGTTCCGCCACCTGGAATTCCCCATGCTGCGCGCCACCCTGCCGGGGGCCTTTCTCACCATCTTCACTCTCTGCCTTGCCAGCTTTGCCACTGCCCTCATCCTCGGCGGCGGTCCCGCCGCCACGACGGTGGAATTGGCCATCTACCAAGCGCTCCGCTTCGACTTCGCCCCTGACCGCGCCGCCACCCTTGCCCTGCTCCAATTCGCCCTCACCACTGCCGCCCTTCTGGCGGGCTGGGCGCTGATCCGTGACACGGGCTTTGGCGCGGGCCTTGGCCGCCCCCCCGAACTTCCCGCCCCGAAAGGCTGGCGCCGCGCGCTGGATGCCGCCGCCATCACGCTGGCCGCCGCTTTCCTGATCCTGCCGCTTGCCGCGCTTGTGGCCCGCGGCCTGCCCGGCCTGACGAACCTTCCCCAAGGCCTGATCGGTGCGACCACCCGCTCTCTTGCCATAGCGCTGGCCTCCGCCGCGCTGGCCACCGCCGCCGCGCTGGCCCTTGCGCTGGCCACCGCCCGCCGCGCCATGGGCCATCGCCTTTTCGACGCCGCAGCCACCTTCCCCCTTGCCGCCTCGTCCCTCGTTATCGGCACCGGCCTCTTCCTGATGCTCCGCCCCTTTGCTGCGCCATCCGACCTTGCAATCCCGGTCACCATCGCCACCAACGCCACCCTCGCGCTGCCTTACAGCTATCGCCTCCTCTCCCCGCCCGCCCGCGCGCTGCTTGCCGATTATGGCAGGCTGACGGCGGCCCTCGCCCTGACCCCTGCCGCCAAGTTCCGCCTTGTCACCCTCCCGCAGCTCGCCCGCCCCTTGGGCTTTGGTGCGGGCATCACGGCGGCGCTCTCGATGGGCGATCTGGGCGTCATCACGCTTTTTGCCGGCCAGACGAATGCCACCCTACCGCTCTATATCCACAGCCTGATGGGCAGCTACCGGATGGAACAGGCGGCCGCCGCCTCCCTTCTTTTGCTGACGCTTTCCTTCACCCTCTTCGCCCTTTTCGACGGGATCGGTCGCCGCCATGCTCCTGCTTGA
- a CDS encoding TerC family protein, which produces MEFLYLLFLGKPMWMWLLFIILVISLLAFDLGVLHKDGNHEIGVAESLKLSAMYIALGLSFSGFVYWQMGWESTAHYLTAFVVEKTLAMDNVFVIALIFTYFAIPRAYQHRVLFWGILGVIVLRGIMIGLGATIVASYAWVLYLFAVFLIFTGIKMLFVGDEEHDIAGNPILKFVKGRFRVTEELEGNRFFVKRADASGKVVRYATPLFIALILIEIADLVFAVDSVPAVFTITTDPYIVYTSNIFAILGLRALYFALAAILHRFAYLKYALSLLLVFIGSKIFIADAMGWEKFPPSWSLGITFAILGAGVIFSLWKTKGDKGEMVKPAE; this is translated from the coding sequence ATGGAATTTCTCTATCTGCTGTTCTTAGGCAAGCCCATGTGGATGTGGCTGCTGTTCATCATCTTGGTCATTTCGCTTTTGGCCTTTGACCTTGGGGTTTTGCACAAGGATGGAAATCACGAGATCGGGGTGGCCGAGAGCCTAAAGCTTTCGGCGATGTATATCGCGCTGGGACTAAGCTTTTCCGGGTTTGTCTATTGGCAGATGGGGTGGGAAAGCACCGCGCATTACCTGACGGCCTTTGTGGTGGAAAAGACGCTGGCGATGGACAACGTCTTTGTCATCGCGCTGATTTTTACCTATTTCGCGATCCCCCGCGCCTATCAGCACCGGGTGCTGTTCTGGGGTATCCTTGGCGTGATCGTGCTGCGTGGCATCATGATCGGGCTGGGGGCGACGATTGTCGCGTCCTACGCTTGGGTTCTGTATCTTTTCGCCGTGTTCCTGATCTTTACCGGGATCAAGATGCTTTTCGTGGGCGATGAGGAGCATGACATCGCCGGGAACCCGATCCTGAAATTCGTCAAGGGGCGGTTCCGTGTGACGGAAGAGTTGGAGGGCAACCGTTTCTTCGTGAAGCGGGCGGATGCGAGCGGCAAGGTGGTGCGCTATGCGACGCCCCTGTTCATCGCGCTGATCCTGATCGAGATTGCCGATCTGGTCTTTGCGGTCGACTCGGTGCCTGCGGTGTTCACGATCACGACGGACCCTTACATCGTTTACACGTCGAACATCTTTGCCATCCTTGGCCTTCGGGCGCTGTATTTCGCGCTGGCCGCGATCCTGCATCGCTTTGCCTATCTGAAATATGCGCTGTCGCTGCTTTTGGTGTTCATTGGTTCGAAAATCTTCATCGCGGATGCGATGGGATGGGAGAAGTTCCCGCCGAGTTGGTCCTTGGGGATCACTTTTGCGATCCTTGGGGCGGGCGTGATCTTTTCGCTGTGGAAGACGAAAGGCGATAAGGGCGAGATGGTGAAACCCGCAGAGTGA
- a CDS encoding AMP nucleosidase has product MNEDALPLLTPDSNPVAESFTDPAAAVARLEELYFNATAFLSQHFTAAVTGGKPHARIRAFYPEIRLTTTSHVKTDSRLSFGHVAEPGTYSTTVTRPDLFRNYLTQQLDLLIRHHGQPIVIGPSDTPIPVHFAVAGNPKVSVPQEGVLEFSLRDIFDVPDLATTNDDIVNGTRQVHPDGSRPLAPFTAQRVDYSLARLSHYTATDAAHFQNHVLFTNYQFYVDEFESYARHALGDPASGYTEFVAPGNQIITASDGTLPPPAKMPQMPSYHLKRADGNGITLVNIGVGPSNAKTATDHIAVLRPHAWLMVGHCAGLRNSQSLGDFVLAHAYLREDHVLDDDLPIWVPIPALAEIQIALEDAVEQVTQLEGYELKRIMRTGTVATIDNRNWELRDQSGPVQRLSQSRAIALDMESATIAANGFRFRVPYGTLLCVSDKPLHGELKLPGMASEFYKTQVARHLQIGIKAMERLRAMPIERIHSRKLRSFDETAFL; this is encoded by the coding sequence ATGAACGAAGATGCCCTTCCCCTTCTGACCCCCGACAGCAACCCCGTGGCCGAGTCCTTTACCGATCCCGCCGCCGCCGTCGCCCGTCTGGAAGAGCTTTATTTCAACGCCACCGCCTTCCTTTCTCAGCATTTCACCGCCGCCGTGACCGGGGGCAAACCCCATGCCCGCATCCGGGCCTTCTATCCGGAAATTCGCCTGACCACGACCAGCCATGTAAAGACCGACTCGCGCCTTTCCTTTGGCCATGTCGCGGAACCGGGCACCTATTCCACGACCGTCACGCGCCCCGACCTGTTCCGCAACTACCTGACCCAGCAGCTTGATCTTCTGATCCGCCACCACGGCCAGCCCATCGTGATCGGCCCTTCCGACACGCCCATCCCCGTGCATTTCGCAGTTGCTGGAAACCCCAAAGTGTCCGTCCCACAAGAAGGCGTGCTGGAATTTTCGCTCCGCGACATCTTTGATGTGCCCGACCTCGCCACCACCAATGACGATATCGTCAATGGCACACGTCAGGTTCATCCCGATGGGTCGCGCCCGCTCGCGCCCTTCACGGCACAGCGCGTGGATTACTCGCTCGCGCGGCTGTCGCATTACACCGCCACCGATGCGGCGCATTTCCAGAACCACGTCCTTTTCACCAACTATCAGTTTTACGTCGATGAATTCGAATCCTACGCCCGCCACGCGCTGGGCGATCCAGCCTCGGGCTATACCGAATTCGTCGCCCCCGGAAACCAGATCATCACGGCATCCGACGGCACCCTGCCGCCGCCCGCAAAGATGCCCCAGATGCCCAGCTACCACCTGAAACGGGCCGACGGGAATGGCATTACGCTGGTCAATATCGGCGTCGGCCCCTCGAACGCGAAAACCGCCACCGACCATATCGCCGTCCTGCGCCCCCACGCTTGGCTGATGGTCGGCCATTGCGCGGGCCTTCGCAATTCGCAGTCCTTGGGCGATTTCGTCCTCGCCCATGCCTACCTGCGCGAAGATCACGTCCTTGATGACGACCTTCCCATCTGGGTCCCCATCCCCGCGCTGGCCGAGATCCAGATCGCCCTTGAAGACGCGGTGGAACAGGTGACCCAACTCGAAGGCTACGAACTCAAACGCATCATGCGTACGGGCACCGTCGCCACCATCGACAACCGCAATTGGGAATTGCGCGATCAGTCCGGCCCCGTTCAGCGCCTCTCGCAATCCCGCGCCATCGCGCTTGATATGGAATCCGCCACCATCGCGGCGAATGGCTTCCGCTTCCGCGTCCCCTACGGCACCCTTCTCTGCGTGTCCGACAAACCCCTGCATGGCGAGCTAAAGCTTCCCGGCATGGCCTCGGAATTCTACAAGACGCAGGTCGCCCGCCACCTTCAGATCGGGATCAAGGCGATGGAACGGTTGCGTGCCATGCCCATCGAACGTATCCACAGCCGCAAGCTGCGCAGCTTTGACGAAACGGCCTTCCTCTAG
- a CDS encoding ATP-binding cassette domain-containing protein: MLLLDHLTLTAPDFRLMANLTISQGARVALIGPSGAGKSTLLNAIAGFVPPQSGRILWQGQSITETNPGQRPVTILFQDQNLFPHLTLERNLALGLAPDGRLIPDIRDKVAKALDRTGLHGLAQRKPGQLSGGQQGRAALARALLRARPLLLLDEPFAALGPALKRDMLALVAEVAAETGATVLMVTHDPQDAKTFADQTILVADGLAHPPQDTAMLFATPPKALTAYLGQGGS, from the coding sequence ATGCTCCTGCTTGACCACCTCACCCTCACGGCCCCCGACTTTCGCCTGATGGCCAACCTGACCATCTCGCAAGGCGCGCGGGTCGCGCTGATCGGCCCATCAGGCGCAGGGAAATCCACCCTCTTGAATGCCATCGCAGGCTTTGTCCCCCCGCAATCCGGCCGCATCCTCTGGCAGGGCCAGAGCATCACTGAAACAAATCCCGGTCAGCGCCCCGTCACGATCCTGTTTCAGGATCAGAACCTCTTTCCCCATCTGACGCTGGAACGGAACCTCGCGCTGGGCCTTGCCCCGGATGGGCGGCTGATCCCGGATATCCGGGACAAGGTTGCCAAGGCGCTCGACCGGACCGGGCTGCATGGTCTGGCCCAGCGCAAACCGGGCCAATTGTCGGGCGGTCAGCAGGGCAGGGCGGCCCTTGCCCGCGCGCTTTTGCGGGCGCGACCGCTTCTTTTGCTTGACGAACCCTTTGCCGCGCTTGGCCCCGCGCTGAAACGGGACATGCTCGCCTTAGTGGCCGAGGTCGCAGCAGAGACTGGGGCCACCGTCCTGATGGTCACCCATGATCCGCAGGATGCGAAAACCTTCGCCGATCAGACGATCCTTGTCGCCGACGGGCTGGCTCATCCGCCACAAGACACGGCCATGCTTTTCGCCACGCCCCCCAAGGCCCTCACCGCGTATCTGGGCCAGGGCGGTTCCTGA
- the thiB gene encoding thiamine ABC transporter substrate binding subunit, with amino-acid sequence MKPSILALGLATVATAATAQDKPILTVLTYDSFTAEWGPGPAVEMAFEATCACDLQFVAAGDGAALLARIQMEGAASDADIVLGLDTNLTAAATATGLFAPHGQTWANTLPVPFEDPNFVPFDWGWFAFVHDKAKLPEPPKSFEDLAASDVKILIQDPRSSTPGLGLLMWVKAAYGDRAAEIWAALADNIVTVTPGWSEAYGLFLEGEADMVLSYTTSPAYHLIAEEDDTKAAAPFTEGHYMQVEVAGKLAATDQPELANAFLAFIGSEAFQSVIPTTNWMYPAVTPAVGLPAGFETLIQPETSLLLSPDEAATIRDAALSEWQAALAR; translated from the coding sequence ATGAAACCTTCCATACTTGCGCTGGGCCTTGCCACCGTTGCCACCGCAGCCACGGCACAAGACAAGCCCATCCTCACCGTCCTGACCTATGACAGCTTCACCGCCGAATGGGGCCCCGGACCGGCGGTCGAAATGGCGTTCGAGGCAACCTGTGCCTGCGACCTGCAATTCGTGGCCGCGGGCGATGGCGCAGCCCTTCTCGCCCGTATCCAGATGGAAGGCGCGGCCTCGGATGCCGATATCGTCCTCGGCCTTGATACGAACCTGACCGCAGCCGCCACCGCCACGGGCCTTTTCGCCCCGCATGGCCAGACCTGGGCCAACACCCTTCCCGTGCCTTTTGAAGATCCCAACTTCGTCCCCTTCGACTGGGGCTGGTTCGCCTTCGTCCATGACAAGGCGAAACTCCCCGAACCGCCAAAATCCTTTGAAGATCTCGCCGCCTCGGATGTGAAGATTCTGATTCAGGACCCCCGCTCTTCCACCCCCGGCCTCGGCCTTCTGATGTGGGTCAAGGCCGCCTATGGCGACCGTGCTGCCGAAATCTGGGCAGCGCTGGCCGATAATATCGTCACCGTCACCCCCGGCTGGTCCGAGGCTTATGGCCTTTTCTTGGAAGGTGAGGCTGACATGGTCCTCTCCTACACCACCTCTCCCGCCTATCACCTGATCGCGGAAGAGGATGATACGAAGGCCGCCGCCCCCTTCACTGAAGGCCATTACATGCAGGTCGAAGTGGCCGGAAAACTGGCCGCCACCGATCAACCCGAATTGGCCAATGCCTTCCTCGCCTTCATCGGATCCGAAGCCTTCCAATCGGTGATCCCCACCACGAACTGGATGTATCCCGCCGTGACACCAGCCGTAGGCCTGCCCGCCGGGTTCGAAACGCTGATCCAGCCCGAAACCTCCCTCCTCCTTTCCCCGGATGAGGCCGCCACCATCCGCGACGCGGCGCTGTCCGAATGGCAAGCCGCGCTCGCCCGCTAA
- the aroC gene encoding chorismate synthase has product MSFNTFGHIFRVTTWGESHGPALGCTVDGVPPGVALAEADIQPWMDKRKPGQNKFTTQRKEPDEVRILSGVFEGVTTGTPIQLMIENTDQRSKDYGEIAQAFRPGHADITYHQKYGVRDYRGGGRSSARETAARVAAGAVARAVLARMVPGLRIAGYMVQMGVKGIDRARIDLAEVERNPFWCPDAVAAEEWAVYLDELRLSHNSVGAVIEVVAEGVPAGLGAPLYGKLDSDLASAMMSINAVKGVEIGDGMASAALTGVENADEIRMGAEGPEFLSNHAGGILGGISTGQPVVCRFAVKPTSSILTPRRTVNVKGEEIDLITKGRHDPCVGIRAVPVGEAMMACVLLDHLLLDRGQTGGVRGKIG; this is encoded by the coding sequence ATGTCCTTCAACACCTTCGGCCATATCTTTCGCGTGACGACATGGGGCGAGAGCCATGGGCCAGCGCTGGGCTGCACGGTAGATGGGGTGCCGCCGGGGGTGGCCTTGGCGGAGGCGGATATCCAGCCGTGGATGGACAAGCGGAAGCCGGGGCAGAACAAGTTCACCACGCAGCGGAAGGAACCCGATGAGGTGCGCATCCTCTCGGGCGTGTTCGAAGGGGTGACGACCGGCACGCCGATCCAGTTGATGATCGAGAATACCGACCAGCGGTCGAAGGACTATGGCGAGATCGCGCAGGCCTTCCGGCCGGGTCATGCCGACATCACCTATCACCAGAAATACGGGGTGCGGGATTATCGCGGCGGCGGGCGGTCCAGCGCGCGGGAAACGGCGGCGCGGGTGGCGGCGGGGGCCGTGGCGCGGGCGGTGCTGGCGCGGATGGTGCCGGGGCTGCGGATCGCGGGATATATGGTGCAGATGGGTGTGAAGGGGATTGACCGCGCGCGGATTGATCTGGCGGAGGTGGAACGGAACCCGTTCTGGTGCCCGGATGCCGTCGCAGCAGAGGAATGGGCCGTCTATCTGGATGAGTTGCGGCTGTCGCATAATTCGGTGGGCGCGGTGATCGAGGTCGTGGCGGAGGGGGTTCCGGCCGGGTTGGGGGCACCTTTGTATGGCAAGCTGGATAGCGATCTGGCTTCGGCGATGATGTCGATCAATGCCGTGAAGGGGGTGGAGATCGGGGACGGTATGGCCTCGGCCGCGTTGACGGGGGTGGAGAATGCCGACGAGATCCGCATGGGGGCGGAGGGGCCGGAGTTCCTGTCGAACCATGCGGGTGGGATTTTGGGCGGGATTTCGACGGGGCAGCCGGTGGTGTGCCGGTTTGCGGTGAAACCCACGTCATCGATCCTGACGCCGCGACGGACGGTGAATGTGAAGGGCGAAGAGATCGACCTGATCACCAAGGGGCGGCATGACCCCTGCGTGGGCATCCGCGCCGTGCCGGTGGGCGAGGCGATGATGGCCTGCGTGCTGCTGGACCATCTGCTTTTGGATCGTGGGCAGACGGGCGGCGTGCGGGGGAAGATCGGCTAA
- a CDS encoding DMT family transporter yields MDLRALLMGLIFALMWSSAFATARIIVADAAPLAALAARFLISGLLAVGVALALGARATLTRAQWRSVAAFGLLQNTAYLGLNFIALQWVEASLAVIIAASMPLMVAALSWAFRGERLPALGLAGLVAGFAGTALIMGTRLSGGADPLGTLLCILGALALAIATLTLRSASGAQGGLGPLLLVVGLQMLAGSAALAIIAALTEPFRLTPTLPLALAFAYQIFIPGLAATLIWFALVRRIGPTRAATYHFLNPAFGTAIAALLLNETLQLTDILGAAIVAAGILAVQLSRKPA; encoded by the coding sequence ATGGACCTGCGCGCCCTTCTGATGGGCCTGATCTTCGCCCTGATGTGGTCCTCGGCCTTTGCCACGGCCCGCATCATCGTTGCCGATGCCGCACCCCTTGCCGCACTGGCGGCCCGTTTCCTGATTTCCGGCCTCTTGGCGGTGGGCGTCGCGCTGGCCCTTGGCGCGCGCGCCACCCTCACGCGCGCGCAATGGCGCTCTGTTGCGGCCTTCGGCCTCTTGCAGAACACGGCCTATCTCGGCCTTAACTTCATCGCCCTGCAATGGGTCGAGGCATCGCTTGCCGTGATCATCGCCGCTTCCATGCCCCTGATGGTGGCCGCCCTGTCATGGGCCTTCCGGGGCGAACGCCTGCCTGCCCTCGGTCTTGCGGGCCTTGTCGCAGGCTTTGCCGGAACCGCCCTCATCATGGGCACGCGCCTTTCCGGCGGGGCCGATCCCTTGGGGACCCTGCTCTGCATCCTCGGCGCGCTGGCCCTCGCGATCGCCACCCTGACTCTGCGCTCCGCCTCGGGCGCGCAAGGCGGCCTTGGCCCGCTTCTTCTGGTCGTGGGCTTGCAGATGCTCGCAGGCTCCGCCGCCCTGGCCATAATCGCCGCGCTGACGGAGCCCTTCCGCCTGACGCCCACCCTGCCGCTCGCGCTGGCCTTTGCCTACCAGATCTTCATCCCCGGCCTCGCCGCCACGCTGATCTGGTTCGCCCTCGTCCGCCGCATCGGCCCCACCCGCGCGGCCACCTATCACTTCCTCAACCCTGCCTTCGGCACGGCCATCGCGGCGCTGCTTCTGAATGAAACCCTTCAGCTGACCGACATCCTCGGCGCAGCCATCGTTGCCGCCGGCATTCTGGCCGTGCAGCTGTCACGCAAACCGGCTTAG
- a CDS encoding ion transporter has translation MREQVAMFLERPVVTRFIMGVILFNAVLLGLETSKPVMAAAGGVILTLDRICLAIFVVEIALKLFALGGRFFRSGWNLFDLAVVGVALMPATGGLSVLRALRVLRVLRLISIAPSLRRVVEGFLLALPGMGSVTLLIALIYYIASVMATKLFAASFPDWFGDLGRSAYTLFQVMTLESWSMGIVRPVMEVYPYAWMFFVTFILVTTFAVINLFVGLVVNSMQEAAEADKPDEAAARHAELMARLEALEKRLADR, from the coding sequence ATGCGCGAGCAAGTGGCGATGTTTCTGGAGCGGCCCGTGGTGACCCGGTTCATCATGGGGGTGATCCTGTTCAATGCGGTTCTCCTAGGGTTGGAGACATCCAAGCCGGTGATGGCGGCGGCGGGTGGGGTGATCCTGACGCTGGATCGAATCTGTCTTGCGATCTTTGTCGTGGAAATCGCGCTGAAGCTTTTCGCGCTGGGGGGGCGGTTCTTCCGATCGGGGTGGAACCTGTTCGATCTGGCGGTGGTGGGCGTTGCACTGATGCCCGCGACGGGGGGGCTTTCGGTGCTGCGGGCCTTGCGGGTGCTGCGGGTGTTGCGGCTGATTTCCATCGCGCCCAGCCTGCGGCGTGTCGTGGAAGGGTTCCTTCTGGCACTGCCGGGGATGGGGTCGGTGACGCTGCTGATCGCGCTGATTTACTACATCGCCTCTGTGATGGCGACGAAGCTTTTCGCGGCGTCCTTCCCCGATTGGTTCGGCGATCTGGGTCGGTCGGCCTATACGCTGTTTCAGGTGATGACGCTGGAAAGCTGGTCCATGGGGATCGTGCGCCCGGTGATGGAGGTCTATCCCTATGCGTGGATGTTCTTCGTGACCTTCATCCTTGTGACCACCTTTGCCGTCATCAACCTGTTCGTCGGTCTGGTGGTGAACTCGATGCAAGAGGCCGCTGAGGCCGACAAGCCGGATGAGGCGGCGGCGCGTCATGCGGAACTGATGGCGCGGCTGGAGGCGTTGGAGAAGCGATTGGCGGACCGCTAG
- a CDS encoding HU family DNA-binding protein — translation MSKPMTKTQLVAALAETMGSDKKTASAALDAIAAVVAREVAAGGAVTLPGLGKVVCRARPERQVRNPATGETVTKPADKQVKFSIAKALKDSVNA, via the coding sequence ATGTCGAAACCGATGACCAAGACCCAGCTCGTCGCTGCCCTCGCCGAAACGATGGGGTCGGACAAAAAAACGGCTTCTGCCGCCCTTGATGCCATCGCCGCCGTCGTCGCGCGCGAAGTGGCGGCCGGCGGTGCCGTGACGCTGCCGGGTCTGGGCAAGGTCGTCTGCCGCGCCCGCCCGGAACGTCAGGTGCGCAACCCGGCCACCGGCGAAACCGTGACCAAACCGGCCGACAAGCAGGTGAAGTTCTCCATCGCCAAGGCGCTGAAGGACAGCGTCAACGCCTGA
- a CDS encoding SDR family oxidoreductase, protein MKTLLSIGHGYSAEALARRLLPQGWRVIGTTRRAEKARRMAATGVEAVLLPGPLAGALAEATHILVSVAPDEAGDPILREHAEEMRAARPEWVGYLSTTAVYGDHAGGWVDEDTALTPTTARGQARVAAERGWTALGLPLHIFRLAGIYGSGRGPFEKVRDGTARRIIKPGQVFSRIHVEDIAQVLAASIARPSPGRIYNVCDDDPAPPEDVIGHAAELLGLPLPEAVPYDAAEMTPMARSFYAESKRVRNDRIKAELGVRLIYPTYREGLAALLAAERGQFTGQFTGL, encoded by the coding sequence ATGAAAACGCTTCTTTCCATAGGGCATGGCTATTCGGCCGAGGCGCTGGCGCGGCGGCTTTTGCCACAGGGCTGGCGGGTGATCGGGACCACGCGGCGGGCGGAAAAGGCACGGCGCATGGCGGCCACAGGGGTTGAGGCAGTGCTGCTGCCCGGCCCCTTGGCGGGGGCCTTGGCGGAGGCGACGCATATCCTTGTCTCCGTGGCCCCGGATGAGGCGGGCGACCCGATCCTGCGCGAGCATGCGGAAGAAATGCGCGCGGCGCGGCCGGAATGGGTGGGCTATCTTTCAACGACCGCCGTCTATGGCGACCATGCAGGCGGTTGGGTGGATGAGGATACAGCGCTAACCCCCACGACCGCACGGGGCCAAGCGCGGGTGGCGGCAGAGCGGGGCTGGACAGCGCTGGGGCTGCCTTTGCACATCTTTCGGCTGGCGGGGATCTATGGATCGGGGCGCGGGCCGTTCGAGAAGGTGCGCGACGGGACGGCGCGGCGGATCATCAAGCCGGGGCAGGTGTTCAGCCGCATCCATGTGGAGGATATCGCGCAGGTTCTGGCGGCATCCATCGCGCGGCCAAGCCCGGGCAGGATTTACAATGTCTGCGACGACGACCCTGCCCCGCCCGAGGATGTGATCGGCCATGCGGCGGAATTGCTGGGCCTGCCGCTGCCAGAGGCCGTACCCTATGACGCGGCGGAGATGACGCCGATGGCCCGCAGTTTCTATGCCGAGAGCAAGCGGGTGCGGAATGACCGGATCAAGGCCGAACTGGGCGTGCGGCTGATCTACCCAACCTATCGCGAAGGATTGGCGGCTTTGCTTGCGGCAGAGCGGGGCCAGTTCACGGGCCAGTTCACGGGGCTGTGA